In Oncorhynchus nerka isolate Pitt River linkage group LG26, Oner_Uvic_2.0, whole genome shotgun sequence, one DNA window encodes the following:
- the LOC135564752 gene encoding zinc finger protein 664-like isoform X4: MDRDRASPSPSTLPESPGHNSPGSSLLLGLKRVSVLLVDCRKTPGQSGTVREGHKDGDLISSRDTPNHRSLSGRGLSSGEPQQHVAEETEKSLSRSEHLKKHQQGHTGKKPHHCCSDCGKSFTSQSGFIIHCDQCGKSFAASNTFKSNVRIHTGEKLYSCDQCGKSFKHSGSLTTHQLMHTGEKPYKCDQCGKSFAAASVLIIHQRVHTGEKPYSCDQCGKSFNHSGKLTTHQLKHTGVKPYSCDQCGKSFAVASALIIHQRVHTGEKPYSCDQCGKSFAVASTLIIHQRVHTGEKPYSCDQCGKSFAAASALTTHQRTHTGEKPYSCDQCGKSFAVSSALIVHQRVHTGEKPYSCDQCGKSFAVSGNLTRHQLTHTGERPYSCDQCGKSFAVASNLIRHQVTHTGERTYVCLCGKSFSRASSLTIHQRTHTGERPYSCDQCGKSFAVSEKLTTHQRTHTLERPCTLVRKKPYICDQCGKRFSQLWTLYSHL, encoded by the exons ATGGATCGG GACAGAGCTAGtccgtccccctccaccctgccgGAGTCCCCTGGTCACAACTCTCCTGGTAGCTCCTTACTGCTCGGTCTGAAGAGGGTTTCTGTGCTGCTGGTCGACTGCAGGAAAACACCAGGGCAGAGTGGAACTGTGAGAGAAGGACACAAGGATGGAGATTTGATTTCATCAA GGGACACCCCTAACCATCGTTCTCTTAGTGGGAGGGGCTTATcgtctggggagcctcaacaacatgttgctgaggagacagagaagagtctctccagatcagagcATCTCAAGAAACACCAGCAGGGACACACAGGGAAGAAACCTCaccactgctgctctgactgtgggaagagtttcacaAGCCAGAGTGGCTTCATTATTcactgtgatcagtgtgggaagagttttgctgcATCTAACACCTTCAAATCTAATGTAAGAATTCATACAGGAGAGAAGctttatagctgtgatcagtgtggaaaGAGCTTCAAACATTCAGGCAGCCTGACTACACACCAGCTAatgcacactggagagaagccttataagTGTGATCAGTGTGGAAAGAGCTTTGCTGCAGCTTCCGTCCTGATTATACACCAGCgtgtacacacaggagagaagccttatagctgtgatcagtgtgggaagagcttcaatcaTTCAGGCAAACTGACTACACACCAGCTAAAGCACACTGGAGTGAAGCCTTATAGTTGTGATCAGTGTGGAAAGAGCTTTGCTGTAGCTTCCGCCCTGATTATACACCAGCgtgtacacacaggagagaagccttatagctgtgatcagtgtggaaaGAGCTTTGCTGTAGCTTCCACCCTGATTATACACCAGCgtgtacacacaggagagaagccttatagctgtgatcagtgtgggaagagctttgctGCAGCTTCCGCCCTGACTACACACCagcgaacacacacaggagagaagccttatagctgtgatcagtgtgggaagagctttgctGTATCTTCCGCCCTGATTGTACACCAGCgtgtacacacaggagagaagccttatagctgtgatcagtgtgggaagagctttgctGTATCAGGAAATCTAACTAGAcaccagctaacacacacaggagagaggccttatagctgtgatcagtgtgggaagagctttgctGTAGCTTCCAACCTGATTagacaccaggtaacacacacaggagagagaactTATGTCTGTCTATGTGGGAAGAGCTTTTCTCGAGCTTCCTCCCTAACTATACACCAGCGAACGCACACTGGAGAGaggccttatagctgtgatcagtgtggaaaGAGCTTTGCTGTATCAGAAAAACTAACTACACATCAGCGAACACACACATTAGAGAGGCCTTGCACACTGGTGAGAAAGAAGCCTTAtatctgtgatcaatgtgggaagcgTTTCAGTCAGTTATGGACCCTTTATTCAcacctgtaa
- the LOC135564752 gene encoding zinc finger protein 664-like isoform X3, producing the protein MDRDRASPSPSTLPESPGHNSPGSSLLLGLKRVSVLLVDCRKTPGQSGTVREGHEEGEGDLISSRDTPNHRSLSGRGLSSGEPQQHVAEETEKSLSRSEHLKKHQQGHTGKKPHHCCSDCGKSFTSQSGFIIHCDQCGKSFAASNTFKSNVRIHTGEKLYSCDQCGKSFKHSGSLTTHQLMHTGEKPYKCDQCGKSFAAASVLIIHQRVHTGEKPYSCDQCGKSFNHSGKLTTHQLKHTGVKPYSCDQCGKSFAVASALIIHQRVHTGEKPYSCDQCGKSFAVASTLIIHQRVHTGEKPYSCDQCGKSFAAASALTTHQRTHTGEKPYSCDQCGKSFAVSSALIVHQRVHTGEKPYSCDQCGKSFAVSGNLTRHQLTHTGERPYSCDQCGKSFAVASNLIRHQVTHTGERTYVCLCGKSFSRASSLTIHQRTHTGERPYSCDQCGKSFAVSEKLTTHQRTHTLERPCTLVRKKPYICDQCGKRFSQLWTLYSHL; encoded by the exons ATGGATCGG GACAGAGCTAGtccgtccccctccaccctgccgGAGTCCCCTGGTCACAACTCTCCTGGTAGCTCCTTACTGCTGGGTCTGAAGAGGGTTTCTGTGCTGCTGGTCGACTGCAGGAAAACACCAGGGCAGAGTGGAACTGTGAGAGAAGGAcacgaggagggggagggagatctGATTTCATCAA GGGACACCCCTAACCATCGTTCTCTTAGTGGGAGGGGCTTATcgtctggggagcctcaacaacatgttgctgaggagacagagaagagtctctccagatcagagcATCTCAAGAAACACCAGCAGGGACACACAGGGAAGAAACCTCaccactgctgctctgactgtgggaagagtttcacaAGCCAGAGTGGCTTCATTATTcactgtgatcagtgtgggaagagttttgctgcATCTAACACCTTCAAATCTAATGTAAGAATTCATACAGGAGAGAAGctttatagctgtgatcagtgtggaaaGAGCTTCAAACATTCAGGCAGCCTGACTACACACCAGCTAatgcacactggagagaagccttataagTGTGATCAGTGTGGAAAGAGCTTTGCTGCAGCTTCCGTCCTGATTATACACCAGCgtgtacacacaggagagaagccttatagctgtgatcagtgtgggaagagcttcaatcaTTCAGGCAAACTGACTACACACCAGCTAAAGCACACTGGAGTGAAGCCTTATAGTTGTGATCAGTGTGGAAAGAGCTTTGCTGTAGCTTCCGCCCTGATTATACACCAGCgtgtacacacaggagagaagccttatagctgtgatcagtgtggaaaGAGCTTTGCTGTAGCTTCCACCCTGATTATACACCAGCgtgtacacacaggagagaagccttatagctgtgatcagtgtgggaagagctttgctGCAGCTTCCGCCCTGACTACACACCagcgaacacacacaggagagaagccttatagctgtgatcagtgtgggaagagctttgctGTATCTTCCGCCCTGATTGTACACCAGCgtgtacacacaggagagaagccttatagctgtgatcagtgtgggaagagctttgctGTATCAGGAAATCTAACTAGAcaccagctaacacacacaggagagaggccttatagctgtgatcagtgtgggaagagctttgctGTAGCTTCCAACCTGATTagacaccaggtaacacacacaggagagagaactTATGTCTGTCTATGTGGGAAGAGCTTTTCTCGAGCTTCCTCCCTAACTATACACCAGCGAACGCACACTGGAGAGaggccttatagctgtgatcagtgtggaaaGAGCTTTGCTGTATCAGAAAAACTAACTACACATCAGCGAACACACACATTAGAGAGGCCTTGCACACTGGTGAGAAAGAAGCCTTAtatctgtgatcaatgtgggaagcgTTTCAGTCAGTTATGGACCCTTTATTCAcacctgtaa
- the LOC135564752 gene encoding zinc finger protein 664-like isoform X1: MYNTSCGHQDRASPSPSTLPESPGHNSPGSSLLLGLKRVSVLLVDCRKTPGQSGTVREGHEEGEGDLISSRDTPNHRSLSGRGLSSGEPQQHVAEETEKSLSRSEHLKKHQQGHTGKKPHHCCSDCGKSFTSQSGFIIHCDQCGKSFAASNTFKSNVRIHTGEKLYSCDQCGKSFKHSGSLTTHQLMHTGEKPYKCDQCGKSFAAASVLIIHQRVHTGEKPYSCDQCGKSFNHSGKLTTHQLKHTGVKPYSCDQCGKSFAVASALIIHQRVHTGEKPYSCDQCGKSFAVASTLIIHQRVHTGEKPYSCDQCGKSFAAASALTTHQRTHTGEKPYSCDQCGKSFAVSSALIVHQRVHTGEKPYSCDQCGKSFAVSGNLTRHQLTHTGERPYSCDQCGKSFAVASNLIRHQVTHTGERTYVCLCGKSFSRASSLTIHQRTHTGERPYSCDQCGKSFAVSEKLTTHQRTHTLERPCTLVRKKPYICDQCGKRFSQLWTLYSHL; the protein is encoded by the exons ATGTACAATACTTCCTGTGGTCACCAGGACAGAGCTAGtccgtccccctccaccctgccgGAGTCCCCTGGTCACAACTCTCCTGGTAGCTCCTTACTGCTGGGTCTGAAGAGGGTTTCTGTGCTGCTGGTCGACTGCAGGAAAACACCAGGGCAGAGTGGAACTGTGAGAGAAGGAcacgaggagggggagggagatctGATTTCATCAA GGGACACCCCTAACCATCGTTCTCTTAGTGGGAGGGGCTTATcgtctggggagcctcaacaacatgttgctgaggagacagagaagagtctctccagatcagagcATCTCAAGAAACACCAGCAGGGACACACAGGGAAGAAACCTCaccactgctgctctgactgtgggaagagtttcacaAGCCAGAGTGGCTTCATTATTcactgtgatcagtgtgggaagagttttgctgcATCTAACACCTTCAAATCTAATGTAAGAATTCATACAGGAGAGAAGctttatagctgtgatcagtgtggaaaGAGCTTCAAACATTCAGGCAGCCTGACTACACACCAGCTAatgcacactggagagaagccttataagTGTGATCAGTGTGGAAAGAGCTTTGCTGCAGCTTCCGTCCTGATTATACACCAGCgtgtacacacaggagagaagccttatagctgtgatcagtgtgggaagagcttcaatcaTTCAGGCAAACTGACTACACACCAGCTAAAGCACACTGGAGTGAAGCCTTATAGTTGTGATCAGTGTGGAAAGAGCTTTGCTGTAGCTTCCGCCCTGATTATACACCAGCgtgtacacacaggagagaagccttatagctgtgatcagtgtggaaaGAGCTTTGCTGTAGCTTCCACCCTGATTATACACCAGCgtgtacacacaggagagaagccttatagctgtgatcagtgtgggaagagctttgctGCAGCTTCCGCCCTGACTACACACCagcgaacacacacaggagagaagccttatagctgtgatcagtgtgggaagagctttgctGTATCTTCCGCCCTGATTGTACACCAGCgtgtacacacaggagagaagccttatagctgtgatcagtgtgggaagagctttgctGTATCAGGAAATCTAACTAGAcaccagctaacacacacaggagagaggccttatagctgtgatcagtgtgggaagagctttgctGTAGCTTCCAACCTGATTagacaccaggtaacacacacaggagagagaactTATGTCTGTCTATGTGGGAAGAGCTTTTCTCGAGCTTCCTCCCTAACTATACACCAGCGAACGCACACTGGAGAGaggccttatagctgtgatcagtgtggaaaGAGCTTTGCTGTATCAGAAAAACTAACTACACATCAGCGAACACACACATTAGAGAGGCCTTGCACACTGGTGAGAAAGAAGCCTTAtatctgtgatcaatgtgggaagcgTTTCAGTCAGTTATGGACCCTTTATTCAcacctgtaa
- the LOC135564752 gene encoding zinc finger protein 664-like isoform X2: MYNTSCGHQDRASPSPSTLPESPGHNSPGSSLLLGLKRVSVLLVDCRKTPGQSGTVREGHKDGDLISSRDTPNHRSLSGRGLSSGEPQQHVAEETEKSLSRSEHLKKHQQGHTGKKPHHCCSDCGKSFTSQSGFIIHCDQCGKSFAASNTFKSNVRIHTGEKLYSCDQCGKSFKHSGSLTTHQLMHTGEKPYKCDQCGKSFAAASVLIIHQRVHTGEKPYSCDQCGKSFNHSGKLTTHQLKHTGVKPYSCDQCGKSFAVASALIIHQRVHTGEKPYSCDQCGKSFAVASTLIIHQRVHTGEKPYSCDQCGKSFAAASALTTHQRTHTGEKPYSCDQCGKSFAVSSALIVHQRVHTGEKPYSCDQCGKSFAVSGNLTRHQLTHTGERPYSCDQCGKSFAVASNLIRHQVTHTGERTYVCLCGKSFSRASSLTIHQRTHTGERPYSCDQCGKSFAVSEKLTTHQRTHTLERPCTLVRKKPYICDQCGKRFSQLWTLYSHL; this comes from the exons ATGTACAATACTTCCTGTGGTCACCAGGACAGAGCTAGtccgtccccctccaccctgccgGAGTCCCCTGGTCACAACTCTCCTGGTAGCTCCTTACTGCTCGGTCTGAAGAGGGTTTCTGTGCTGCTGGTCGACTGCAGGAAAACACCAGGGCAGAGTGGAACTGTGAGAGAAGGACACAAGGATGGAGATTTGATTTCATCAA GGGACACCCCTAACCATCGTTCTCTTAGTGGGAGGGGCTTATcgtctggggagcctcaacaacatgttgctgaggagacagagaagagtctctccagatcagagcATCTCAAGAAACACCAGCAGGGACACACAGGGAAGAAACCTCaccactgctgctctgactgtgggaagagtttcacaAGCCAGAGTGGCTTCATTATTcactgtgatcagtgtgggaagagttttgctgcATCTAACACCTTCAAATCTAATGTAAGAATTCATACAGGAGAGAAGctttatagctgtgatcagtgtggaaaGAGCTTCAAACATTCAGGCAGCCTGACTACACACCAGCTAatgcacactggagagaagccttataagTGTGATCAGTGTGGAAAGAGCTTTGCTGCAGCTTCCGTCCTGATTATACACCAGCgtgtacacacaggagagaagccttatagctgtgatcagtgtgggaagagcttcaatcaTTCAGGCAAACTGACTACACACCAGCTAAAGCACACTGGAGTGAAGCCTTATAGTTGTGATCAGTGTGGAAAGAGCTTTGCTGTAGCTTCCGCCCTGATTATACACCAGCgtgtacacacaggagagaagccttatagctgtgatcagtgtggaaaGAGCTTTGCTGTAGCTTCCACCCTGATTATACACCAGCgtgtacacacaggagagaagccttatagctgtgatcagtgtgggaagagctttgctGCAGCTTCCGCCCTGACTACACACCagcgaacacacacaggagagaagccttatagctgtgatcagtgtgggaagagctttgctGTATCTTCCGCCCTGATTGTACACCAGCgtgtacacacaggagagaagccttatagctgtgatcagtgtgggaagagctttgctGTATCAGGAAATCTAACTAGAcaccagctaacacacacaggagagaggccttatagctgtgatcagtgtgggaagagctttgctGTAGCTTCCAACCTGATTagacaccaggtaacacacacaggagagagaactTATGTCTGTCTATGTGGGAAGAGCTTTTCTCGAGCTTCCTCCCTAACTATACACCAGCGAACGCACACTGGAGAGaggccttatagctgtgatcagtgtggaaaGAGCTTTGCTGTATCAGAAAAACTAACTACACATCAGCGAACACACACATTAGAGAGGCCTTGCACACTGGTGAGAAAGAAGCCTTAtatctgtgatcaatgtgggaagcgTTTCAGTCAGTTATGGACCCTTTATTCAcacctgtaa
- the LOC135564752 gene encoding gastrula zinc finger protein XlCGF57.1-like isoform X5 — protein sequence MYNTSCGHQDRASPSPSTLPESPGHNSPGSSLLLGLKRVSVLLVDCRKTPGQSGTVREGHKDGDLISSRDTPNRRSLSGRCLSSGHPQPHVADETEKSLSRSEHLKKHQQRCTGKKPHHCCSDCGKSFTNRSDFIIHQRIHTGEKPYCCSQCGKSFAASNTLKSHLRIHTGEKPYPCLDCGKSFSYLGALNIHKLTHTGVKPYSCDQCGKSYAVSDALTIHQCIHTGEKSYICDQCGKGFSQSGPLNSHQRTHTGEKPYSCDQCGKNFALASSLTRHHRTHTGERPYVCLCGKSFALASTLNTHQLTHTGEKPFRCDKCGKSFAIASSLTRHHRTHTREKPFTCVKCGKSFSQSGTLNSHQRTHTGVKPYRCAQCGKSFAQSVHLNIHQRQHTGEKPFSCDQCGKSFAVSEKLTIHHRIHTGEKPYSCNQCGKSFSQSGTLNSHQRTHTGEKPYVCLCRKRFAYLGQLKKHQKTKTCRISSPSYLSPVPVH from the exons ATGTACAATACTTCCTGTGGTCACCAGGACAGAGCTAGtccgtccccctccaccctgccgGAGTCCCCTGGTCACAACTCTCCTGGTAGCTCCTTACTGCTCGGTCTGAAGAGGGTTTCTGTGCTGCTGGTCGACTGCAGGAAAACACCAGGGCAGAGTGGAACTGTGAGAGAAGGACACAAGGATGGAGATTTGATTTCATCAA GGGACACCCCTAACCGTCGTTCTCTCAGTGGCAGGTGCTTATCTTCTGGGCATCCTCAACCACATGTTGCTGAcgagacagagaagagtctctccagatcagaacatcTCAAGAAACATCAGCAGAGGTGTACAGGGAAGAAACCTCaccactgctgctctgactgtgggaagagtttcacaAACCGGAGTGACTTCATTATTCACCAGCGGATTCACACCGGAGAGAAACCGTACTGCTGCTCacagtgtgggaagagtttcgcTGCTTCTAACACCTTAAAATCTCACCTGAGAATTcatacaggggagaagccttacccctGCCTTGATTGTGGGAAAAGCTTTTCATATTTGGGAGCCCTAAACATACACAagctaacacacactggagtgaagccttatagctgtgatcaatgtgggaagagctaTGCTGTATCAGATGCCCTAACTATACACCAgtgcatacacacaggagagaaatcttatatctgtgatcagtgtgggaagggCTTCAGTCAATCAGGGCCCCTAaattcacaccagagaacacacactggagagaaaccttatagctgtgatcagtgtgggaagaacTTTGCTCTAGCTTCCTCCCTGACTAGACACCAtcgaacacacactggagagagaccTTATGTCTGTCTATGTGGGAAGAGCTTTGCTCTAGCTTCCACCCTGAATACacaccagctaacacacactggagagaagccttttAGATGTGataagtgtgggaagagctttgctATAGCTTCCTCCCTGACTAGACACCATCGAACACACACTAGAGAGAAACCTTTTACCTGTGttaagtgtgggaagagcttcagtcAATCAGGAACACTAAATTCACACCagcgaacacacactggagtgaaaCCTTATAGATGTGCTCAGTGTGGCAAGAGCTTTGCTCAATCAGTACACCTGAATATacaccagagacaacacacaggagagaaaccttttagctgtgatcagtgtgggaagagctttgctGTGTCAGAAAAACTTACTATACACCaccgcatacacacaggagagaagccttatagctgtaatcagtgtgggaagagcttcagtcAATCAGGGACCCTAAATTCACACCagcgaacacacactggagagaaaccctatGTTTGTCTATGTAGGAAGCGCTTTGCTTATTTAGGGCAATTGAAAAAACACCAGAAAACAAAAACGTGCCGtatttcctctccctcctatctgTCACCGGTTCCAGTACACTAA
- the LOC115119072 gene encoding zinc finger protein 3-like isoform X5, which yields MFLFEERIASTMDRDRASPSPSTLPESPGHNSPGSALLLDLKRVSVLLVDCRKTAGQSGTVREGHEEDEKEEDGDLISSSDTPNRRSLSGRSLSSGEPQQHVADETEKSLSRSEHLKKHQQRCRGKKPHHYCSDCGKSFTSRSGFIMHQRIHTREKPYCCSQCGKSFTCAGGLKVHQRIHTGEKPYSCPECGKCFTASNAFKYHLRIHTGERPYPCLDCGKSFNQSCNLTTHKLTHTGVKPYSCDQCGKSFNQAVHLTTHKLTHTGVKPYSCDQCGKRFAVASTLNRHQGTLLTVALSVGGANHLVRFNHIMLLTRQRRVSPDQNTLRNTSRDVQGRNLTTAALTVGRVMP from the exons GACAGAGCTAGtccgtccccctccaccctgccgGAGTCCCCTGGTCACAACTCTCCTGGTAGCGCCTTACTGCTGGATCTGAAGAGGGTTTCTGTGCTGCTGGTCGACTGCAGGAAAACAGCAGGGCAGAGTGGAACTGTGAGAGAAGGACACGAGGAGGATGAGAAGGAAGAAGATGGAGATTTGATTTCATCAA GTGACACCCCTAACCGTCGTTCTCTCAGTGGGAGGAGCTTAtcatctggggagcctcaacaacatgtTGCTGAcgagacagagaagagtctctccagatcagaacacctcaagaaacaccagcagagaTGTAGAGGGAAGAAACCTCACCActactgctctgactgtgggaagagtttcactagcaggagtggcttcattaTGCACCAGCGGATTCACACCCGAGAGAAACCGTACTGCTGCtctcagtgtgggaagagtttcaccTGTGCAGGAGGTCTTAAAGTACACCAAAGAATCCatactggagagaagccttacagCTGCCCAGAATGTGGGAAGTGTTTTACTGCTTCTAACGCCTTCAAATATCATTTGCGAATTCATACAGGGGAGCGGCCTTACCCCTGCCTTGATTGTGGAAAGAGCTTCAACCAGTCATGCAACCTGACGACACACAagctaacacacactggagtgaagccttatagctgtgatcagtgtgggaagagcttcaatcaGGCAGTCCACCTGACCACACACAagctaacacacactggagtgaagccttacagctgtgatcagtgtggaaaGCGCTTTGCTGTAGCTTCCACCCTGAATagacaccag GGGACTCTCCTAACCGTCGCGCTCTCAGTGGGAGGGGCTAATCACCTGGTGCGCTTCAACCACATCATGTTGCTGAcgagacagagaagagtctctccagatcagaacaccttaAGAAACACCAGCAGAGATGTACAGGGAAGAAACCTCaccactgctgctctgactgtgggaagagttatGCCGTAG
- the LOC115119072 gene encoding zinc finger protein OZF-like isoform X1 produces the protein MFLFEERIASTMDRDRASPSPSTLPESPGHNSPGSALLLDLKRVSVLLVDCRKTAGQSGTVREGHEEDEKEEDGDLISSSDTPNRRSLSGRSLSSGEPQQHVADETEKSLSRSEHLKKHQQRCRGKKPHHYCSDCGKSFTSRSGFIMHQRIHTREKPYCCSQCGKSFTCAGGLKVHQRIHTGEKPYSCPECGKCFTASNAFKYHLRIHTGERPYPCLDCGKSFNQSCNLTTHKLTHTGVKPYSCDQCGKSFNQAVHLTTHKLTHTGVKPYSCDQCGKRFAVASTLNRHQVTHTGVKPYSCDQCGKSFSVVSSLIRHQATHTGERTYVCLCGKSFALASTLTTHQRTHTGEKPYSCDQCGKSFAVSEKLIIHQRTHTGEKPYSCDQCGKSFSQSVHLNTHQRTHTGENPYSCDQCGKSFSQSVHLNTHQRTHTGEKPYSCEHCEKSFSQSGSLNSHQRTHTGEKPYVCFCGKSFAHLGPMKKHQKAKMCRISSSDPTPVPDP, from the exons GACAGAGCTAGtccgtccccctccaccctgccgGAGTCCCCTGGTCACAACTCTCCTGGTAGCGCCTTACTGCTGGATCTGAAGAGGGTTTCTGTGCTGCTGGTCGACTGCAGGAAAACAGCAGGGCAGAGTGGAACTGTGAGAGAAGGACACGAGGAGGATGAGAAGGAAGAAGATGGAGATTTGATTTCATCAA GTGACACCCCTAACCGTCGTTCTCTCAGTGGGAGGAGCTTAtcatctggggagcctcaacaacatgtTGCTGAcgagacagagaagagtctctccagatcagaacacctcaagaaacaccagcagagaTGTAGAGGGAAGAAACCTCACCActactgctctgactgtgggaagagtttcactagcaggagtggcttcattaTGCACCAGCGGATTCACACCCGAGAGAAACCGTACTGCTGCtctcagtgtgggaagagtttcaccTGTGCAGGAGGTCTTAAAGTACACCAAAGAATCCatactggagagaagccttacagCTGCCCAGAATGTGGGAAGTGTTTTACTGCTTCTAACGCCTTCAAATATCATTTGCGAATTCATACAGGGGAGCGGCCTTACCCCTGCCTTGATTGTGGAAAGAGCTTCAACCAGTCATGCAACCTGACGACACACAagctaacacacactggagtgaagccttatagctgtgatcagtgtgggaagagcttcaatcaGGCAGTCCACCTGACCACACACAagctaacacacactggagtgaagccttacagctgtgatcagtgtggaaaGCGCTTTGCTGTAGCTTCCACCCTGAATagacaccaggtaacacacacaggagttaagccttatagctgtgatcagtgtgggaagagcttttcTGTAGTTTCCTCCCTGATTAGACACCAGgcaacacacactggagagagaacTTATGTTTGTCTATGTGGGAAGAGCTTTGCTCTAGCTTCCACCCTGACTACACATCagcgaacacacactggagagaaaccttatagctgtgatcagtgtggaaaGAGCTTTGCTGTATCAGAAAAACTAATTATACACCagcgaacacacacaggagaaaagccttatagctgtgatcagtgtgggaagagcttcagtcAATCAGTACACCTGAATACACACCagcgaacacacacaggagagaatccttatagctgtgatcagtgtgggaagagcttcagtcAATCAGTACACCTGAATACACACCagcgaacacacacaggagagaaaccttacagcTGTGAGCATTGTGAAAAGAGTTTCAGTCAATCAGGGAGCCTAAATTCACACCagcgaacacacactggagagaaaccctatGTCTGTTTTTGTGGGAAGAGCTTTGCTCATTTAGGGCCAATGAAAAAACACCAGAAAGCAAAAATGTGCCGTATTTCATCTTCCGATCCGACACCGGTTCCAGATCCCTAA